From Gimesia panareensis, the proteins below share one genomic window:
- a CDS encoding DUF1559 domain-containing protein has product MRLRNVKRGFTLIELLVVIAIIAILIALLLPAVQQAREAARRSSCKNNLKQIGLALHNYHETHRTFPQMQVESVRTVAGDIPTESYLGWSVMLLPFLDQVNLYNQINMNAPWRTVAGVVLQPTVINTAIPTLSCPSDPMDGINTNINSWGKSNYPALYSPSRYLTSSTTQGYTGAFNNHAVTRMRDLTDGSSNVIMVGERTTEDRGSGAIWIGSSPLNSSTAGNYGDWPYHTALVRNWQGSSTAPIPSTIYLINGINQTDGLKYAWSLSSSHTGGCHFLLGDGRVKFISENIDGETLIYLAAINDKNVIGEF; this is encoded by the coding sequence ATGAGACTGCGTAACGTAAAACGGGGATTCACCCTGATCGAACTTCTGGTCGTGATTGCGATCATTGCCATTCTGATTGCCCTGCTGTTGCCGGCAGTCCAGCAGGCGCGCGAAGCGGCGCGCAGAAGTTCCTGCAAAAACAACCTGAAGCAGATTGGCCTGGCGCTGCACAACTACCACGAAACGCACCGGACCTTCCCGCAGATGCAGGTCGAAAGCGTCCGCACCGTTGCCGGGGATATCCCGACCGAAAGCTACCTGGGCTGGAGTGTCATGCTGCTGCCGTTCCTGGATCAGGTCAACCTGTATAACCAGATCAACATGAATGCTCCCTGGCGCACGGTTGCCGGCGTCGTACTGCAGCCGACCGTCATCAATACCGCGATCCCCACATTGAGCTGCCCCTCCGATCCGATGGATGGCATTAACACGAACATCAATTCATGGGGAAAATCCAACTATCCGGCTCTGTACTCCCCTTCCCGCTATCTGACGTCATCCACCACACAGGGATACACGGGGGCGTTTAACAACCATGCCGTCACCCGCATGCGGGATCTGACTGACGGTTCCAGCAATGTGATTATGGTCGGCGAACGAACCACAGAAGACCGTGGTTCAGGAGCGATCTGGATCGGTTCTTCTCCCCTGAACAGTTCCACTGCGGGCAACTATGGCGACTGGCCTTACCACACAGCCCTGGTCCGCAACTGGCAGGGTTCTTCGACGGCTCCGATTCCTTCGACGATCTATCTGATCAACGGCATCAACCAGACCGACGGCCTGAAATACGCCTGGAGCCTGAGCAGCTCGCACACAGGTGGCTGTCACTTCCTGCTGGGAGACGGCCGCGTCAAATTTATCAGCGAGAACATTGACGGCGAGACCCTGATCTACCTGGCTGCCATTAACGACAAAAACGTCATCGGAGAATTCTAA
- a CDS encoding Ig-like domain-containing protein: MSNETQLTFRALKPDRYPSLLLMAIPLFCLGCSGGGDEIKLAPVSGVVTMDGKPLANAVVIFSPAKGNPSSGRTDASGNYTLQYKERLKGAVPGNHSICIITVPPENPKKTNDSEVAEVLPIDTSFSSEGGVPRTKRPKDTFKKDPIPERYNRKSELKKEVSEGKNKINFELQSK, from the coding sequence ATGAGCAATGAAACCCAACTGACTTTTCGGGCCTTAAAACCCGATCGTTACCCCTCGCTGTTATTGATGGCGATCCCCCTGTTTTGTCTGGGCTGTTCCGGAGGTGGGGATGAAATCAAACTGGCACCGGTTTCCGGCGTGGTGACCATGGACGGGAAACCACTGGCCAATGCCGTTGTCATTTTTTCTCCCGCGAAAGGAAATCCGTCTTCGGGCCGAACGGATGCCTCCGGAAATTATACGCTTCAGTACAAAGAGCGTCTGAAGGGGGCTGTCCCGGGAAACCACAGTATCTGCATCATCACTGTCCCGCCTGAGAATCCGAAGAAGACCAACGATTCCGAGGTCGCGGAAGTGCTCCCCATTGACACGTCTTTCAGCTCCGAAGGCGGTGTCCCTCGGACGAAACGCCCCAAGGATACCTTCAAGAAAGATCCGATTCCGGAGCGATACAACCGGAAATCCGAACTGAAAAAAGAGGTGTCTGAGGGCAAAAACAAGATCAATTTTGAACTGCAGTCAAAGTAG
- a CDS encoding succinylglutamate desuccinylase/aspartoacylase family protein — translation MKKTRPRKPIDQWNGDPIPPGTSRDVKLAVSESYSSMTVKIPIHIRRAEKEGPVVFVTAALHGDEINGTGAVRQLIQDTELQLLRGSVIFVPVLNLLAFDRHSRYLPDRRDLNRSFPGSANGSLASRMARIIFDEIVSRSDYGIDLHTASVRRTNYPNVRGDMSSREVKRLAQAFGSEIIINGKGPQGAFRREACAAGCPTIIMEGGEVWKVEPGIVESAVRGVRNVLRNLEMLDGEPESPEYQIIVDKTNWVRAERGGFLKFHVKPGDIVKKDQPLATNTTLLGRERSMLYAPFDSVVIGMTTLPAISPGEPVCHLGKLPPKTRPSRIRRSRSEEDSLEGQVAEELSTNLVVEEPSEEAQQLRQHTAGNGEATAAE, via the coding sequence ATGAAGAAAACCCGCCCGCGTAAGCCCATTGATCAATGGAACGGGGACCCGATTCCCCCTGGTACTTCACGTGACGTCAAACTGGCGGTCAGCGAAAGCTACAGCAGTATGACGGTCAAGATCCCCATTCATATCCGGCGGGCAGAGAAAGAGGGCCCGGTCGTGTTTGTGACCGCGGCGCTGCACGGGGATGAGATTAATGGGACCGGTGCAGTTCGCCAGCTGATCCAGGATACGGAACTTCAATTGCTGCGGGGCTCGGTGATTTTTGTCCCCGTGCTCAATCTGCTCGCCTTTGACCGGCACTCCCGTTACCTGCCCGATCGTCGCGACTTGAACCGTTCCTTTCCCGGTTCAGCGAATGGCAGCCTGGCCAGCCGGATGGCACGCATCATCTTCGATGAAATTGTCTCCCGCAGTGACTATGGCATCGATCTGCACACTGCTTCGGTGCGGCGGACCAACTACCCCAATGTGCGGGGGGATATGTCCAGCCGCGAAGTCAAGCGCCTGGCCCAGGCTTTTGGCTCGGAGATCATCATCAATGGCAAGGGCCCCCAGGGGGCTTTCCGTCGCGAAGCCTGCGCAGCCGGTTGCCCGACCATCATCATGGAAGGGGGCGAGGTCTGGAAGGTGGAGCCGGGTATTGTGGAATCAGCGGTGCGGGGCGTCAGGAACGTGCTTCGCAACCTCGAGATGCTCGACGGCGAACCGGAAAGTCCCGAGTATCAGATTATCGTCGATAAGACCAACTGGGTCCGTGCCGAGCGGGGAGGCTTCCTCAAGTTTCACGTCAAACCGGGCGACATTGTCAAAAAAGATCAGCCACTCGCCACGAACACGACTCTGCTGGGCCGCGAACGCAGTATGCTCTACGCCCCCTTCGATTCAGTTGTCATCGGCATGACCACGCTGCCCGCGATCAGTCCCGGCGAGCCGGTCTGCCACCTCGGTAAGCTGCCTCCCAAAACCAGACCCTCCCGGATCCGGCGTTCCCGCTCGGAAGAGGACAGTCTGGAAGGGCAGGTCGCCGAAGAGCTTTCGACTAACCTGGTGGTCGAGGAACCCAGCGAAGAGGCACAGCAGCTGCGTCAGCATACCGCAGGCAACGGTGAAGCGACTGCTGCGGAGTAA
- a CDS encoding RimK family alpha-L-glutamate ligase, with the protein MKLAILSCSPRCYSTRRLREAAEHRGFKVKVLDTLKFAIDLKQAEPDLFFRQKSISDYDAVLPRIGASITYFGTAVVRQFEQMDIFCANSSGGITNSRDKLRSLQILSRHQIGIPQTTFVRDKKDVLPAIERVGGAPVVIKLLEGTQGIGVLLAESVKSAEAIIELLQNQKQNVLIQKFVAESKGRDIRAFVVGDRVVAAMRRVAQGQEFRSNVHRGGLTEPVILDETYCKTAVRAAQIMGLRVAGVDMLEGKEGPQIMEINSSPGLEGIEKCTQLDIAGAVIDYIAAQVDFPEIDLRQRLTVSRGYGVTEIYIPEGSEYVGQTISASGLRDKDINVLTLYRGTTVIPNPRSDRVLEANDRLLCFGKLDFMRDLIPAKTRRKRRPKVQDLPELPVAEEVLSDAGHEASEAARAEKG; encoded by the coding sequence ATGAAACTGGCAATCCTGTCGTGCAGCCCGAGATGTTACAGTACGCGGCGGCTGCGCGAAGCTGCCGAACACCGCGGTTTTAAAGTCAAGGTTCTCGACACACTCAAATTCGCCATTGATCTGAAACAGGCGGAGCCTGATCTGTTTTTTCGACAGAAATCCATTTCCGATTACGACGCCGTCCTCCCCCGGATCGGGGCCTCGATTACTTACTTCGGTACGGCTGTCGTCCGGCAGTTCGAGCAGATGGATATCTTCTGTGCCAACTCCTCGGGAGGGATTACGAATTCACGGGACAAGCTCCGCAGCCTGCAGATCCTCAGCCGCCACCAGATTGGTATCCCGCAGACCACGTTCGTCCGCGATAAAAAAGACGTATTGCCTGCCATCGAGCGAGTCGGCGGAGCACCGGTCGTGATCAAGCTGCTGGAAGGCACCCAGGGAATTGGCGTGTTGCTGGCGGAATCCGTCAAGTCGGCCGAAGCCATCATCGAGCTGTTGCAGAATCAGAAGCAGAATGTGCTGATTCAGAAATTTGTCGCTGAGAGTAAAGGTCGCGACATCCGGGCATTTGTGGTCGGCGATCGTGTGGTGGCTGCCATGCGACGCGTCGCCCAGGGGCAGGAGTTCCGTAGTAACGTCCACCGCGGTGGGCTGACCGAGCCGGTCATCCTCGACGAAACCTACTGCAAAACGGCAGTCCGTGCGGCCCAGATCATGGGGCTGCGGGTCGCCGGTGTCGATATGCTGGAAGGTAAGGAAGGTCCCCAGATCATGGAAATCAACTCATCTCCCGGTCTGGAAGGCATCGAGAAATGCACCCAGCTGGATATCGCGGGAGCGGTCATTGATTACATTGCCGCTCAGGTTGATTTCCCTGAAATCGATTTACGGCAGCGGCTCACCGTCAGTCGTGGCTATGGTGTGACCGAAATTTATATCCCCGAAGGTTCCGAATACGTGGGCCAGACAATCAGTGCGTCCGGACTGCGGGACAAGGATATCAACGTCCTGACTCTGTACCGCGGGACGACTGTGATTCCCAACCCCCGTTCGGATCGGGTGCTGGAAGCCAACGATCGACTGCTCTGTTTCGGGAAACTCGACTTCATGCGTGACCTGATTCCTGCTAAAACCCGACGCAAACGCCGGCCGAAGGTTCAGGATCTCCCCGAACTGCCTGTTGCTGAAGAGGTGCTCTCGGATGCCGGCCATGAAGCGAGCGAAGCGGCTCGTGCAGAAAAGGGCTGA
- a CDS encoding IS1380 family transposase, translating to MGDSQNQDLRVSFDSRLKLKFCGSQVTTDAGLLAYRELDAALGLTEMGGDVLSDSRPGRNKQHQLVPLLRQSIYSRLAGYEDVNDAERLCVDPVLRHVVGGRASQPDKQAASSSEVGRFETQILSTQRNLTALMKLSGRWINNLHRRRPLKELILDLDSSVSETYGRQQGAAYNGHFACLCYHPLFLFNQHGDLEYAMLRRGNKASAKYWRKVLLPVIERYRHLDIPKFFRGDAAFAIPALYRVLEKADYRYAIRLKANAVLEREISHLLTRPVGRPSHKPKVCYHSFQYQAKSWQRSRRVVAKVEWHAGELFPRVGFIVTNLNQHSKNVVKFYNGRGTAEQWIKEGKNAVRWTKLSCRTFKDNQARLQLFALAYNLGNFLRRLALPKPIQNWSLTTLREKLVKVGAKVTRHAKYVFFQLAEVAVPRRLFAAILDRIARLAIPPPVTHDVKRKYIK from the coding sequence ATGGGTGACAGCCAAAACCAGGATTTACGGGTCAGTTTTGACAGCCGATTGAAGCTGAAGTTCTGCGGCAGTCAGGTCACCACCGATGCGGGACTACTGGCCTATCGGGAACTGGATGCAGCGCTCGGTCTGACGGAAATGGGCGGAGATGTGCTGAGCGATTCACGCCCGGGCCGCAACAAGCAGCACCAACTCGTGCCGCTGTTGCGTCAGTCGATCTACAGCCGACTGGCAGGCTACGAAGATGTCAATGACGCTGAGCGCTTGTGTGTGGACCCGGTGCTACGCCACGTGGTTGGCGGAAGGGCGAGTCAGCCGGATAAACAAGCGGCGTCAAGCAGCGAGGTGGGCCGTTTCGAGACGCAGATACTCAGCACGCAGCGCAATCTCACGGCACTGATGAAGCTCTCCGGACGCTGGATCAACAACCTCCACCGGCGGCGACCGCTCAAAGAACTCATCCTGGATCTGGACAGCTCGGTCAGTGAGACCTACGGCCGGCAACAGGGCGCGGCCTACAACGGCCACTTTGCATGCCTCTGTTACCATCCGCTGTTTCTGTTCAACCAGCATGGTGATCTGGAGTACGCGATGCTGCGGCGTGGCAACAAGGCCAGCGCGAAATACTGGCGGAAGGTGCTACTGCCGGTGATCGAACGGTATCGGCATTTGGACATTCCGAAGTTCTTCCGCGGCGATGCGGCGTTCGCCATTCCAGCGCTGTATCGTGTGCTGGAGAAAGCAGACTATCGTTACGCCATTCGCCTCAAAGCCAACGCCGTATTGGAGCGGGAAATCTCGCATTTGCTCACCCGTCCGGTCGGACGGCCTTCCCACAAGCCCAAGGTCTGTTATCACAGCTTCCAATATCAAGCAAAATCATGGCAGCGATCGCGTCGCGTGGTGGCCAAAGTTGAGTGGCACGCAGGCGAACTGTTCCCGCGTGTTGGATTCATCGTGACCAACTTGAACCAGCACTCGAAGAACGTCGTGAAGTTCTACAACGGTCGGGGCACCGCCGAGCAGTGGATCAAGGAAGGCAAGAACGCCGTCAGATGGACGAAGCTCTCCTGCCGGACGTTCAAAGACAACCAAGCTCGGTTGCAACTGTTCGCCTTAGCTTATAACCTCGGCAATTTCCTGCGGCGGCTGGCCTTGCCCAAGCCTATACAGAACTGGTCGCTGACGACGCTGCGGGAGAAGCTGGTCAAGGTTGGGGCCAAGGTAACCCGGCATGCCAAGTACGTATTCTTTCAACTGGCCGAAGTGGCTGTGCCACGGAGATTGTTCGCCGCAATTCTTGATCGGATTGCACGACTGGCAATTCCGCCGCCGGTCACGCATGACGTGAAGCGGAAGTATATCAAATAG
- a CDS encoding ATP-dependent zinc protease family protein, producing MRKTLQRDKKRKSDLTVIGWREWISLPGLGIDTIKAKVDTGARSSSLHAYDLHRFERESEEWIRFKVHPVQRRTHEVVEAEARIFEYRSVRSSSGKASMRPVIVTNIELLGVSWPVELTLANRDEMGFRMLLGREAFRQRFFVDAGKSYYGGKPPRAKRT from the coding sequence GTGAGGAAAACACTGCAGCGTGACAAAAAACGTAAATCCGATCTGACGGTCATCGGTTGGCGCGAGTGGATCAGTCTTCCGGGTCTGGGAATCGACACGATCAAGGCGAAAGTCGATACGGGAGCGCGTTCCTCCTCCCTGCATGCCTATGATCTCCACCGGTTTGAGCGGGAAAGTGAGGAATGGATTCGCTTTAAAGTGCACCCCGTCCAGCGCCGGACTCATGAAGTCGTTGAAGCGGAAGCCCGCATCTTTGAATATCGTTCTGTTCGCAGTTCCAGCGGTAAAGCTTCAATGCGACCCGTCATTGTGACAAATATCGAGCTTCTCGGCGTCAGCTGGCCGGTTGAACTGACTCTCGCAAATCGGGACGAAATGGGCTTCCGGATGCTGCTCGGCCGTGAAGCATTTCGCCAGCGATTTTTTGTCGATGCGGGAAAATCTTACTACGGCGGCAAGCCTCCTCGAGCCAAAAGAACCTGA
- a CDS encoding YqcC family protein has product MVSKQATDKDALVLAKLDEIEAELKRIGFWSETPEMTEPANFLEAPSFELWLQCVFLPHAREAAGKGTYPERSQVGLMALRQYDYHSYVPEAQTLLKLLHEFDRLIENE; this is encoded by the coding sequence ATGGTAAGTAAACAGGCGACTGACAAAGACGCACTTGTACTCGCGAAACTGGATGAGATCGAAGCGGAACTGAAACGAATTGGATTCTGGTCCGAAACACCGGAGATGACGGAGCCGGCCAATTTTCTGGAAGCGCCTTCGTTCGAACTCTGGCTGCAATGTGTGTTCCTGCCTCACGCACGGGAAGCAGCCGGGAAGGGGACGTACCCGGAACGGAGCCAGGTCGGGCTGATGGCACTGCGACAATATGACTACCACAGTTATGTGCCTGAGGCGCAGACGCTGTTAAAACTGTTGCATGAGTTCGATCGGCTTATTGAGAACGAATAG
- a CDS encoding PDZ domain-containing protein, whose protein sequence is MLCLLTLFLIVNYESQAQEPAPKAAPKSIDPNLSPRQKYAALMSEAHKARLNQHYSKYYKATLGVVATDASGPLAAHLTNGAPDWWTGVGTTLDGNPGYGVVIMHVAPGSPADNAGLMKYDIILAFGKHRLASVRQLNSLLAKAQPGQNVTLSVIKVGEQGAVSKVGVTLGWAERINAPAGGNPPRTFTPRFPSAANFGNDDEYLANPKAPMQYQYSAPYEYAPTADSIPMDFEGSLSDK, encoded by the coding sequence TTGCTTTGTCTTCTCACACTCTTTTTGATCGTGAACTACGAATCACAGGCGCAGGAACCAGCGCCCAAAGCTGCTCCCAAGAGTATTGATCCCAATCTGTCTCCCCGCCAGAAGTATGCTGCTCTGATGAGCGAAGCCCACAAGGCGCGGTTGAATCAGCATTATTCGAAATATTACAAAGCCACCCTGGGAGTTGTCGCGACCGACGCTTCCGGTCCTCTGGCCGCCCATTTAACCAACGGCGCTCCTGACTGGTGGACCGGCGTAGGGACGACTCTGGATGGCAATCCGGGATACGGCGTCGTGATTATGCACGTTGCTCCGGGTTCACCTGCCGACAATGCAGGCCTGATGAAATACGATATTATCCTTGCCTTCGGCAAACATCGTCTGGCTTCAGTGCGTCAGTTGAATTCTCTGCTGGCCAAAGCACAGCCGGGACAGAATGTCACTCTGAGCGTCATCAAAGTAGGCGAACAGGGAGCTGTCAGCAAAGTGGGTGTCACCCTGGGCTGGGCCGAGCGGATCAATGCACCGGCAGGGGGAAATCCTCCGCGGACTTTCACTCCCCGCTTTCCTAGTGCAGCAAACTTCGGCAATGACGATGAATATCTCGCCAATCCGAAAGCACCGATGCAGTATCAGTACTCGGCTCCTTACGAATACGCTCCTACAGCGGACTCCATTCCGATGGACTTCGAAGGCAGCCTCTCTGATAAGTAA
- a CDS encoding arylsulfatase: MPTPKLAFISRCLISAICLVLPLLFQIDNLQAAKRPNILLIVADDLGYSDLGCFGGEIETPQLDSLAAEGVRLTQFYNTGRCCPSRGSIMTGQYPHRVGLGHMTRNLNQRGYQGHIADEAITIAQILKQGGYRTFLSGKWHLGTEDPTRHGFEEFYGTLVSAKTFWDVDHFTRLPTTRDTHTYPRGEFYGTDALGDYAIDFMRMGRQNPEQPWFLYLAFNAPHFPLHAPKEEIHKYADRYHIGWDQIREQRLARMKKLGIVPPETKLSPRSRYWDWGEAEARVNPAWDSLPTDRRGDLARRMAIFAAMVDRLDQNVGRVLTSLRQNNELENTLIIFTSDNGACFEWDPFGFDIRSSRNNTLYWGDQIERMGGPDTHHSVGSGWANASNTPWRLYKHYNHEGGIASPGIVHWPAQLKQSGKIISTPAHIIDIVPTLLEAAEVEYPQTWNNQPTIPLVGRSLLPLLKGEPQPERTLYFEHQGNRAIREGRWKMSAVRGEPWELYDVSRDRTELNDLSAQQPERVQQLSKKWNRWAQENFVLPFPQDYRIDYLAPLKPPQAQ; this comes from the coding sequence ATGCCCACTCCCAAGCTGGCTTTCATTTCCCGCTGCCTGATCTCTGCCATCTGCCTCGTACTACCACTGCTCTTTCAAATAGACAATCTGCAGGCAGCCAAACGCCCCAACATCCTGTTGATCGTCGCCGACGATCTGGGCTACAGCGACCTTGGCTGTTTTGGTGGCGAAATCGAAACGCCCCAGCTCGACTCCCTCGCTGCAGAAGGAGTCCGGCTGACCCAGTTCTATAATACCGGCCGCTGTTGTCCTTCACGCGGATCGATTATGACAGGCCAATACCCGCATCGCGTGGGTCTGGGACATATGACCCGAAACCTGAATCAGCGCGGCTACCAGGGACACATCGCCGATGAAGCGATCACGATCGCCCAGATTTTAAAGCAGGGCGGCTATCGCACGTTTCTCTCGGGGAAGTGGCATCTGGGAACCGAAGACCCCACCAGGCACGGCTTCGAAGAGTTCTACGGGACGCTGGTCAGCGCCAAGACGTTCTGGGATGTCGATCATTTCACTCGTCTCCCCACCACGCGCGACACGCACACCTACCCCAGGGGTGAGTTTTATGGAACCGATGCACTGGGCGACTATGCCATCGACTTCATGCGGATGGGACGACAGAATCCCGAGCAACCCTGGTTCCTGTATCTGGCATTCAATGCCCCTCACTTCCCGTTGCATGCCCCCAAGGAAGAGATTCACAAATATGCCGACCGCTATCACATCGGCTGGGACCAGATCAGGGAACAGCGTCTGGCGAGGATGAAAAAACTGGGGATCGTCCCCCCGGAAACGAAGCTGTCGCCCCGTTCGCGATACTGGGACTGGGGAGAAGCGGAAGCACGCGTCAATCCCGCCTGGGATTCCCTGCCTACCGACCGCCGCGGAGACCTGGCACGTCGGATGGCAATCTTTGCCGCGATGGTCGATCGCCTGGATCAGAATGTAGGCCGTGTCCTGACCAGCCTGCGTCAGAACAACGAACTGGAGAATACGCTGATCATCTTTACGTCCGATAATGGTGCCTGTTTCGAGTGGGATCCGTTTGGCTTCGATATCCGCTCCAGTCGTAACAACACACTCTACTGGGGGGATCAGATCGAACGGATGGGGGGACCGGATACGCATCACAGTGTCGGATCCGGCTGGGCCAATGCCTCGAATACCCCCTGGCGGCTTTACAAACATTATAACCACGAAGGAGGCATCGCTTCCCCGGGTATTGTGCACTGGCCAGCTCAGTTGAAGCAGAGCGGCAAGATTATCTCCACGCCGGCGCATATTATCGATATCGTTCCGACCCTGCTGGAAGCCGCTGAAGTCGAGTATCCCCAGACCTGGAACAACCAGCCGACGATCCCGCTGGTGGGACGCAGCCTGCTCCCGCTGCTCAAGGGAGAACCTCAGCCGGAGCGCACCCTCTACTTTGAACACCAGGGAAACCGGGCGATTCGGGAGGGGCGCTGGAAAATGTCTGCTGTCCGGGGTGAGCCCTGGGAACTGTATGACGTCTCCCGCGACCGGACCGAGCTTAATGATCTGTCAGCACAACAGCCGGAACGGGTCCAGCAGCTCTCTAAGAAATGGAACCGGTGGGCACAGGAGAATTTCGTTCTCCCCTTCCCCCAGGATTATCGCATCGACTACCTGGCACCACTGAAACCGCCTCAAGCTCAATAA
- a CDS encoding YybH family protein — protein MNLSPNLARWGLTFSVLSVCLLLDSSIAKAQFQRTPLTGGTAAAGEAPAPEKNHATEKKAKVSEAEQAIRKVAGEFTKAFNAGDARKVAGFWAPEGEYVEASGMRLVGRPAIEKAYTAYFKENKQARIQIQVDSVRQIGDDLAIEEGRTMVTVPEGTPDLSQYTATHVRQNGKWKMVSVKESSLVPSAMQVNLNDLEWLIGTWEAEDVGIALKTVYRWMPGKKFIERTFTAQSQSDGKSKVMGTQIIGVDPLTGDIMSWTFNTDGSHAIGIWAPVENGWVIESRGVTPDGMLTSANNVITKIDEKACRWQSVNRTVNGVELPDALEVVSKRQ, from the coding sequence ATGAATCTCTCTCCGAATCTGGCCCGTTGGGGGCTCACTTTTTCTGTGTTGTCGGTCTGTCTGCTGCTGGACAGCTCTATTGCAAAAGCACAATTTCAACGCACTCCTCTGACGGGAGGGACCGCTGCTGCTGGTGAAGCACCTGCCCCAGAGAAAAACCATGCGACAGAGAAGAAAGCCAAAGTCTCTGAAGCCGAGCAGGCGATACGCAAAGTCGCGGGCGAATTCACCAAAGCCTTTAACGCCGGGGATGCCAGAAAAGTCGCCGGATTCTGGGCACCGGAAGGAGAATACGTCGAAGCCAGTGGCATGCGTCTGGTGGGACGTCCTGCGATCGAAAAAGCCTACACTGCTTATTTCAAAGAGAATAAACAGGCCCGGATTCAAATCCAGGTCGATTCTGTCCGCCAGATTGGGGATGACCTGGCCATCGAAGAAGGCCGTACGATGGTCACAGTCCCCGAAGGAACTCCCGATTTAAGCCAGTATACCGCGACCCATGTTCGGCAGAACGGTAAGTGGAAAATGGTCAGCGTAAAAGAATCCAGCCTGGTACCTTCAGCCATGCAGGTCAATCTCAATGATCTGGAGTGGCTCATCGGGACCTGGGAGGCGGAAGATGTCGGGATCGCGCTCAAAACCGTCTATCGGTGGATGCCCGGCAAAAAATTTATTGAACGCACTTTTACTGCACAATCACAGTCAGACGGAAAATCGAAAGTCATGGGGACACAGATTATCGGCGTCGACCCGTTGACCGGAGATATCATGTCCTGGACCTTTAATACCGATGGCAGTCATGCTATCGGAATCTGGGCTCCCGTGGAGAACGGCTGGGTCATTGAATCGCGGGGCGTTACCCCAGATGGCATGCTGACCAGTGCCAACAATGTCATCACCAAAATCGACGAGAAAGCCTGCCGGTGGCAGTCTGTAAATCGGACAGTGAATGGCGTGGAATTGCCCGATGCACTCGAAGTCGTTTCCAAGCGGCAGTAA